AGAAAGCCGTCCAGTACGGGAGCCTCGTCTCCCGCGAACTCGACCGGCTGGCGCGACAGGCGGGTTACAAACGCCGGCTGGACGACCACGTCGGCCAGTACGTGCGGTCGCTCGTCGACGAGACCTGACGGGTCGGTCGCGGACCGGTTCAGCGGTCGGGGCCGTCGTGATCGTGACCGTGACCGTCGTGGTGGTCGTAACCGTGGCCACCGCCGTGGACGGACCTGATCTCGTCGTCCGAGTCGCCGACGACCGCCAGTTGCACCTGCTGGATGCCACGGAGCGACTGGATGCGGCGCACGAGGTCGCGGATGTCGGCCGCCGGCCCGTCGACGACGAGCGTCTCCAGACACCGGTCCGCCGAGAGGTGGACGTGCTGGGTCGAGACGATCGTCTCGTGGAGTTCGTGCTGGAGAGCCAGGAGGGCGTCCGTCACGCCCGCGACATCGTGGTCGTACAGGATGACGACCGAGCCCTGATGGCGACCGTCGAGGTCGTCGCGCCACCGGTACGAGGAGACGAACCCGCGGAGGGCGTCCCGGATCGCCTCCGAACGGCTGTCGTAGTCGGCGTCTGCGACAACGTCGTCGACCTCCGCGAGCAGGGTGGTCGGGACGGTGAGACTCACACGGTCGAGGCGCTCGGCCATGCCTCCCGGTCCCGCCTCCGGCGCGATGAAGCTTTCTCTCCGCCGACCCACGGGCGTCGTCACGATCGAGCGTGTATGAGTGACCGAACAACCGGTTCTCGACCGGATAAAAGCGCTTTCGTTGTCAATTCTCGGAGAACAGAACCGATATTACGAACCGAGTAGAAAGTATTATCCGCGCCGGGCAAAACGTTCCGGTCGAACCCCACATGCACATTCCTGACGGCTTTCTCGACCCGTGGGTGCTCGCCGGCTGTTTCCTGCTGGCGGCGGCCGCGGTCGGGGTCTCCTCGTGGAAACTGCGCGGCGGCCTCGACGGGGCGCGCGTCCCGCTTCTCGGCGTCGTTGCCGCCGGCATCTTCGCCGCACAGATGCTCAACTGGCCGATCCCCGGCGGCACGAGCGCGCACTTCGTCGGCGGCGCGTTCGCCGCTATTCTCCTCGGTCCGTATCTCG
This Salinigranum marinum DNA region includes the following protein-coding sequences:
- the nikR gene encoding nickel-responsive transcriptional regulator NikR, producing the protein MAERLDRVSLTVPTTLLAEVDDVVADADYDSRSEAIRDALRGFVSSYRWRDDLDGRHQGSVVILYDHDVAGVTDALLALQHELHETIVSTQHVHLSADRCLETLVVDGPAADIRDLVRRIQSLRGIQQVQLAVVGDSDDEIRSVHGGGHGYDHHDGHGHDHDGPDR